One Phaseolus vulgaris cultivar G19833 chromosome 11, P. vulgaris v2.0, whole genome shotgun sequence genomic window carries:
- the LOC137807306 gene encoding proline-rich receptor-like protein kinase PERK14 → MGASKRMMLAKAIKDARAAKAGASSAPAADPNPPSTLPLPPPTTTETPLGSSSPSPHSPEALQTPGSPLPIAAVPLAVASSSAPTPLDKGKRVLEIISDDEDSDGLAPFKRRKSARVPLLLEASPQGEDSFRDNPPSATSLPPTTVQEDIGEGAESAPPPPPAEVSASPAPVATAPDFIAIPPPIMHLMRGFSG, encoded by the coding sequence atgggcgcttccaaaAGGATGATGTTGGCGAAAGCGATAAAGGACGCTCGTGCTGCCAAAGCAGGCGCCTCTTCCGCCCCGGCTGCTGACCCGAACCCCCCATCAACCCTGCCTCTGCCACCACCGACCACTACCGAAACtccactaggctcatcttcaccgtcCCCACATAGCCCTGAGGCGCTTCAGACTCCCGGCTCTCCTCTGCCCATTGCCGCTGTTCCTCTGGCCGTGGCCTCATCGTCGGCCCCAACTCCCctcgacaaagggaaacgggtcttggagatcatATCCGACGATGAAGACTCGGATGGcctggcacccttcaagaggaggaaatctgcCAGGGTTCCCCTCCTactagaggcgtcgccccagggagaggattctttcagggacaaccctcccaGCGCTACTTCCCTTCCCCCCACAACCGTCCAAGAGGATATAGGCGAAGGCGCCGAGTCTGCTCCACCTCCGCCCCCGGCAGAGGTCTCTGCTTCTCCTGCCCCCGTCGCTACCGCCCCTGATtttatcgccatccctcctccaattatgcatctgatgaggggcttcagtggttGA